In Anas platyrhynchos isolate ZD024472 breed Pekin duck chromosome 19, IASCAAS_PekinDuck_T2T, whole genome shotgun sequence, the genomic window aaaggaaatatttgattgggggaggaagtggacaataataagtagaaagtaataatacaaaaataggaaaactttctttaatttttgaacagcagagacatttacaaggacatctttcagtaagattcacctgttactgcaatattaaaaaatatcagggaaagaattaaaacatttttagttactgtatacaaatttatataaatagtaattaaatatagacacataggcttatgggataatgtcactgcatgaaatttagaagaactgttactgttatgactcatagctgccattatataaaatgataagttcctattgagaacacagataaaaaatagtagtttttttacatatgcaatctttgtgtttcctttcaggtctcgagtcttcacgtccaaatttaattcttggattggttatctgtcagaaagggaagcgtcctgctactaccatggatacagacaaaatagagacaaagcgcagccgaattcaggtgcaagaggaaacagaaacatcgctgtactctaaggggccagtagcttcttcacaagaaaagaaaactccgaaatacacactgtattcgggagactcagctgtaagtacaacactacctggatctcctccacctccacccccacttcccgttccagaaacctcatcagttacaccttcagtattaaaaataccgtcctcgattaagagtggaaccacaagtactgtaccaccaccagtttcagctaccgcttctacaagtgctactgctacgcattcttcatcctcaaaaactaccacacctcttgagtacatcctccagacactttttggtaaaaagaagacttttgaacctcttgctaaggagactgaaattgtccagtcttcaaatcaggaagctaaagcagctgtggatggaggtgtgtcagctgttcctttgctagatcccattgcacaacagtttggacagatgtcaaaagacaaagctacagaagatgaggaggatgacaggccatacgataccgaagaagaatatgatccagagaaagcttttgaaatgcagaccggtgaaagcaaaaaactgtatagtgtggagaagcccagtaacacagcagaactaaaggatgaggcctatgatctggaagacaaaactatcttggaggaagcaaaagttacggttgatgatttacctaacaaaatgtatacagacactaaaaacacttccgtggaaacacctgcctcgtatgtgccagatttatctgcgtcttcatccttggtggaactgcaaaaaatgttagaagaattaaacaaacaattagaagagcagaaacgacaaactgaggagcaagaagaagccctcagacaacaacgagcagctgttggtgtttcagtggctcacttctcggtgtctgatgctttaatgtcacctccaccaaaatcttccctaatagagactgaattgttccatcaggaccaacaggctgcgcaaaaagtagatttaccttcatcttccaatcagcaagcacaagttttaaaccagagctgtgaccctcaagcgagttttccaaacactttgcagacttcacttggtaaggaagataaaactttaattcctgctactcagcttagttacggtggtgataactgggtttccagtgaaaagcctcctgcagtgctccaaaaagaggcacctaatagcaaatttgaaaatactgttcaagttactttggaaaatgtgagtcaagcagtttctgcagaaccttctacatccaggcctttacgtaaagtgctgcttccgacacctccaagtacgtcttttcagcctaatttctccacatctaatgacagtcagtctttgcaagatatgcacaaagcatcctggtcaaacgaggcaaatccaatgtttacttctcaggaaaagggacctggtcactttgaaccagacaggggtctttctgcggtgcaatacgaagaacaaagaaaccctcagcctcatcaatttgtagaacaaactgaatctccaccagttcagggtgagggtggacctctcccacagcactttgaggagaaccgagctggaggtccgttttctttgtctgggcagaaaggaggacctccagcaccactgatgctcaatgcacacggaggacctcatggacctaattttagaggcccagcgccacagttctcagaagagcatgtttctccaaataacgatggacaaagaggatctgcccctggaagatttggaagtcaaaagggtcccattccttccttattttctacacagcatggaccacagtcgccacaaaatatgaagccaaccccaagaccactcctggaccttcccagtcatccaccaggccacagaaaggagatgtgggaggaagctgggccgtctgcacctctttctggtattcctgggcaagggcccgagtcagaaggacagtggtcaggatctgacttccgagaaggcaaaaatcttgaatttagaggccagacatttgaagggagacagagagagagatacgaaggaggaagtaaagacaaggttttagatcagccagagcctcagcaagcagataatcgacaaagcagaccctttgaggaaagacgaagggatcgagaacatggcagaccttgggaaagagaccgtggcagaaactggaacagagacagggactgggagagacacagagacaaagaatgggataaaaacagagacagaaaccaacgggacagagaacgatcaagaagcagagacagagatcgtgacagagaccgagaccgggatcgaagcagggaaaaagagcaagatcaagacagagatcaagatcgtgaaagaggaaaagatcggaaagatcggagtaaaagtagggagatcggtaaagagatgaagccagaaacacctaaggaaggtcagaaaccaacagaagcagaagcttcatcttccactaatcagtcatagaactataactgctgttatatttcccatagataatatacaccactgcaaggactgagtcaatgtcttctgtatatactgtatattctcacttttgcaaaaatgctgttgtaaatctagccttacaaaatgtgctgacaaattagcaatttttgaacaactgtgaatgacaatattcaaataggtaaaaggcaagaacatactggactttcacttgctgcattttgtgcataatgtttttcttataaaaattcacagcgttacctgttctgagattttgttttttctacttgcatctttatcttaaaatttccatttacagtacagaaatggaaaaagtctaagaagagcccatattgctttttaaaattataaagttatgttttccagtaacttgaattgtaattttgtaaaataatttaatcaagaccttaggagccatacctttacatctcacgtatgtgatattttggtgtcaaagttgttcctacagcacacgctttaaacaaggagtcaaatattgctgtcttgtttattttacaatggaagggtcatgcgtatttaggagaaggctgcagaagaacagtgttcctgattattggacggaggatttgaaaatggaatgttataagcttaaagtgcactatcttcctttttatatacaggtattttgtgttttgaaatccatctgttaagtgtacaacaacgaaaaaaaacgtacctagcttttcatgtggatgaggggtttttaatttcacatttttacaaacctgcaattaaagagtGTATAATAGTAgcacctttataaccagcaaaaaaattaaaaaaatcagacatctattggcaaagagctaagactacaaatgaattggtataccaaaggaaagaaaaagaagtttgttaaataaaagaagtttattaaatgggccatggaatttatttcttcgatttaaattaattatctgggacatttcttgggttttcttttggcagaactttgctggaaatttaagaaatgtctccattttcctgtactttccactctaaaagtgttttgctcctgaaaaaaaaaaaagaaaaaaaaaaagtgtcactgttgtcagaccctgcttatgctggtagcgtatataagactgtccactgaaaaaggtataaaactgcattaagtttgaaaagaagattggtaatattaattattaagtattagtaatattaattattaattatttagtaattttaataattattaattattaattatttagtaatattaattattagtaatattggtctgtattctgaacccgtagacaaaatgttaaaatgcaaagaggcggtattaaatgcaaacatctactatggtgtaagatttttcttaatgagatgtttttaatttaaagatacacgtaaaagtatgcaaaaagcaagtgtgtttgtttaggtttacttgatagaaatttctgtaagttgtattttatatgacaaaatatatcactgtacattaaaatatgggacttcacaggtttttgttactagaataaacatctacagtgaaacgttgtccatttcttaaatctgtacatgtgtattattttctaactagctttgctacttctcaacatgccaccacaagaggctgatggcacacaagtttcatttccatctgtttaacaaaaggtattttacaggatgccaccacacccaactgatacttacttgtaggtgttctgaaaaacatgtgaaagtctgttcttgtgattttttctctcagttctaacacatgccctaatttattctgaagattttgttgtttgagttactttcagattttacaccaaaaagatctggagaaatgaataattaagtaatctattttggcgttgagctgtggaaatactagattcccggacctttcattgttgtgaaatagataggtgaaagttttatttttccttataggaaatgctcttttatcacagattagtttggagaatctgttcaccgttaaggaaccgtaaatgcacctcgctcattttcatggcatgatgcggtaataccacttgacaactccagaagactggaaaggggcttttgagtcggtttacacaccgaccgtgtaagtttttacacacaggtgcattaccaaggcgtttacctccgccgtacctgcgtgtagcaggctcctgcctccagtgctgcggagacgtgctcctcgggggggggggggaaggcagaaagggaggagagagcaccctgtgacagagaaacaaaacacacgtgttaatttcaaaacatcgtggctttttttcctcccacgatttcccctcctgatggctggtgcgcgggtgggcagctgaggcagccccgggaccgtgtgcgtagccccggccggggccgctgagctcccatacggcttttttttttttacttttatttttattttggctttatttttaggcaccgggagcggctgaggccacacagccgccgaaatgagcgagcctcgttgtgctcagcagctgagctctgctgcctgctctgcggctgcagttccctcagcgaaggctttgaggttctccgactcgtgttaggcgatgcattcctgcaccattcgcatcgaatggggaggcttgacgcggaaaaaaagcaaaaaaaaaaaaaaaaaacaccaaacaataaacttaaaacctctgcagcccttcctcccctcagcgttccccttccttcccctcgccgttccCTCACGGACCGCactctccgcgcccaccccgccgcgttctccacagcctaaactgaaacaaaacgcaaagccctcgaagccgggaccagcaaggagggctcagcacccgtccctgcggggctcggagcccgatggtgcccggcaggacggcgaGGGGCCGAGCCGCCCCCTCATGGCGGTTGGCGAAGCCGCCCTCAGGGCGCAGGGAGGGCGGCGGTGGAGCGGCTGTTGGAGGCGGCTCCTCGGTAGGCcttgcggggttggagctgcccggggggagccttcggtcccctcagcgctagggtgggctgaaggggcggcggggaccctcctgtgttggcatactgctctctgaaaagagtactcacttctggtaacttttccaaacgcgcaccagaaacagcgcccgtcagaagatggtgctggctggggggcatgctcgccttgcagctgaggcaatggactggtgagctgctgccagaagaggcagtcctgctccttccccgcgctcggctgtgtgctcctgccctcctgtgcattggatacaagagctgtgcaaggacagcgtgagttggtgcagctggattgtctggcagaacactaatcctgtcagtaaaccaaaaaaatctgtcagggcctatccattttgtcatagtcaaaatgggatatgagggtgttttcttttttttttttaagatgaggttgttaacatatgtaggatgtaagtaccttcaatactttgtcaaaacacacacaccacttcactatccttcaaatgtagtgaggtgtcctgcagatttgagaaagtacttcacaggtgttctgaaacaccgaatagcctatgtagtgtaggtatcttttactacatgcagaatccctgccagcaagtagttaggtagacagttgtaattataaagtagtattttagtttgtgagactgttagacttccatgaggctgaaatatctgctcattttctgttggctaaagaagcattgagttacgtgctctactgtagaaacatttcaaaatagccatgacgtgaactggcagaataaaggatgcttgtgcatctttcttcttgaacccatactgatgctgctgcctatcaaccctgggaacttcaatctacctttgtgctagtgccatttatttatttattttacatgtatatagttttaccatgatatagccgttggaacacaggaaggtttggggcacggatatattttttatatacacaatatcttaactgctgttcttagttctatcagcgtgcttgttaactaatttgaacagatgataaaactgtaagtatggaatgtaagcttagtatttcatgttttgtacttctgctgcaacccaaaagaactaaaatcatagcaccgaggaccgaattgtactgtggtcattttgaaccctgagctgtgctgtcctgccgctccatagtgagacagaggtgcgctgtcccaccggcctgaagagacaagtctgggcagaagataaaccaggaaccagaagtagagaaattctcacaaccttattgtacacatattttggatattcatcttctagcttttcaagactgttcattcaaagtagttcagctttttacctcagtgtattaagttccaggtgcctcattagaccaaactgaaaatgtcactgatagtttctgatccctgttctccttcctgggatagctcaatgcctcctgacggatagtgtaaggttagtggggtaggctttgggagataatagaaacagaagggaagtccgtgtgagtccagctcaacatccccctgggtttgtgttcagtttgtcagtacttgagaccagtccctagggaaaagtacgggaaccgtgggtgaacaagaagtttaatctctagtaagatcttcacgctctttggaatgatttaatgtagtgtgtttcatcttacacttcagataactttcactcagaaacctttagcaaggcatccactcacagtggatccacatagctagtgcttctgcatcctcctcttcactttgtattccaggcaacgtttagcacctgcttctctgcctagccttatgaaaattcaggtacagcatcggttttatggttcatcttaaccaccagcttgtgtattggtggtgaaacgtgctggcagtaagaggcagtgtagtgcagctcgttacaagcttgcgttctgctggaggtgcctactacaaacgctcagcgtctaacagaatttaacgaccggcaaaggtgggaaggctgtttcactcagaaatgagtagtgacattgtttctcaggtaatccaaatcttcccctttctgaggtgtatttctattcaaacagtatgctgttataggatttcttgaactgggcgaactgggcttcagaagggtgctccctacctttgtccccctcaagtctgagaaaaatcggttgttagacccttcctgataatgtctgctctcactgtagcaggtatggaacgatacttctggcaaactgaagtggagcacatcacgtttgctggatggagagtgtgttttggcttattacgttttgctgaattgttcccgtcagtgccaaaatgtggacaggtgaaatgcaacctacagaaatgcttgtttttaaagtcctgtgcaattataacttcagtatatggagtcttcgcttgtaatttgtaaattttcttgtgcattatgtgtattgtcaatatattgatgttagaaaaaacattaaatggcagttttggatattgtgaatggaatagttggtgggaattaaatagccgcagtttgagcaatggttttaatatttaattattaaatactttaatattaatactttaataatactttaaatattaaattcacACTGCCTACAAACACCGGTAACTGATCTTTGCAGGGgtaattccttctcctccctgagaTATCCTGTCACCTCTCAGGATGTCACTGTGCACAGAGATTGGGAACGATGGATGgagacaacaacaaacccaactTTACTGGGATCACCAGCCGCATactctgcagacacaaaacagctctggaaaagacaatcactgcatgtatcacagccttctccagtgaatgcagatgatcatcagcccttgctctgttttccacacaagTGGCCTCAATGGTAACCATGCTGGAAGTGCTCCATCAGTGGCCCCCTTTATATGAAGCACAC contains:
- the LOC139999107 gene encoding death-inducer obliterator 1-like, which translates into the protein MVEKHASSLTKNFSPKKSPSMSSTSLMKETLKPAGSFKGEIPKKPWPSTAGVPSKQAASSHDSPVSKKLAASSLAGGLKRPSLSSVSTASGSRQAKTQASPIQSQPNSQIRQHIRQSLKEMLWKRVNDSDDLVMTESEVGKVALNIEKEMFNLFQVTDNRYKSKYRSIMFNLKDPKNQGLFHRVLRGEISVSKLVRMKPEELLSKELSVWKEKPAKAMLEPRNKSHEIKKAAVKREQVPDEQQKSTQTVQNVNSAPSLDVFSSMLKDTTNEHRAHLFDLNCKICTGQISASEDELPPKKIKLMASAKKAVSKSKPEVQRKYESSAPSSAAEPAKEAASENTEETEVAPAAEAVSQSSLERTYIPTTQGHNNTDSSSEEPSTFPASCTGAVVTTVTVSGREPRTPMSGSSGTTTTALRSGTASGEVLTGETKQEMSKPVMTVPKSILTKPSSSPDPRYLAVHQSPNISVAEPRSPQGSDTSLFLSRLNTIWKGFINLQSVAKFITKAYPVSGCFDYLSEDLPDTIHIGGKISPKAVWDYVGKLKSSLCKELFLIRLIRFHPATEEEEVAYISLYSYFIRRGCFGVVTNNNRHVKNLYLIPLSSKDPIPSNLLPFEGPGLESSRPNLILGLVICQKGKRPATTMDTDKIETKRSRIQVQEETETSLYSKGPVASSQEKKTPKYTLYSGDSAVSTTLPGSPPPPPPLPVPETSSVTPSVLKIPSSIKSGTTSTVPPPVSATASTSATATHSSSSKTTTPLEYILQTLFGKKKTFEPLAKETEIVQSSNQEAKAAVDGGVSAVPLLDPIAQQFGQMSKDKATEDEEDDRPYDTEEEYDPEKAFEMQTGESKKLYSVEKPSNTAELKDEAYDLEDKTILEEAKVTVDDLPNKMYTDTKNTSVETPASYVPDLSASSSLVELQKMLEELNKQLEEQKRQTEEQEEALRQQRAAVGVSVAHFSVSDALMSPPPKSSLIETELFHQDQQAAQKVDLPSSSNQQAQVLNQSCDPQASFPNTLQTSLGKEDKTLIPATQLSYGGDNWVSSEKPPAVLQKEAPNSKFENTVQVTLENVSQAVSAEPSTSRPLRKVLLPTPPSTSFQPNFSTSNDSQSLQDMHKASWSPQNMKPTPRPLLDLPSHPPGHRKEMWEEAGPSAPLSGIPGQGPESEGQWSGSDFREGKNLEFRGQTFEGRQRERYEGGSKDKVLDQPEPQQADNRQSRPFEERRRDREHGRPWERDRGRNWNRDRDWERHRDKEWDKNRDRNQRDRERSRSRDRDRDRDRDRDRSREKEQDQDRDQDRERGKDRKDRSKSREIGKEMKPETPKEGQKPTEAEASSSTNQS